One genomic segment of Methylocystis sp. SC2 includes these proteins:
- a CDS encoding thymidylate synthase, with protein sequence MSKSKTWVAPAPVIIDDTNLSRAWSRLLLHVLEGAGTEIAPMILSLSGFGENGSVAEDKNVRRSLDKLLQCKGKLIVDDVAFTIFPQRLWEMSRGDRTRLFALYRATFPRWQAMNKKANGRGLYFERLVMYGRGPCDGNQLEWILSQFNSRVGVRRSLLQATTFDPERDHVASAQLGFPCLQQVSFEPTPAGLVVNAFYATQQIFDKAYGNYLGLAQLGAFMSREMGLPLARLNVMVGVAKLERISKSDSDFAPLVAAAKTLLAPPAKISPAPLAPAMAGAVS encoded by the coding sequence ATGAGTAAGTCGAAAACTTGGGTTGCGCCAGCACCTGTGATCATCGATGACACAAATCTGTCGCGCGCGTGGTCCCGGCTGTTGCTTCACGTTCTCGAGGGGGCTGGTACCGAGATCGCGCCTATGATCCTCAGTCTCAGCGGTTTTGGAGAGAACGGCTCGGTCGCCGAGGACAAAAATGTGCGTCGGTCGCTAGATAAACTCCTGCAGTGCAAAGGTAAGCTTATCGTCGACGACGTTGCGTTCACAATATTTCCGCAGCGTCTCTGGGAGATGTCGCGAGGCGATCGCACCCGTCTATTTGCGCTCTATCGCGCGACATTCCCGCGTTGGCAAGCGATGAACAAAAAAGCGAACGGTCGAGGCCTCTATTTTGAACGCCTAGTCATGTATGGCCGCGGCCCATGCGACGGCAATCAGTTGGAGTGGATTTTGTCCCAGTTCAATTCGCGAGTAGGCGTGCGCCGCTCGTTGCTACAGGCGACAACGTTTGATCCCGAGCGCGATCATGTCGCAAGCGCGCAACTGGGGTTCCCTTGCTTACAGCAGGTGAGCTTCGAACCGACGCCTGCGGGCCTTGTCGTGAATGCCTTTTACGCTACCCAGCAGATATTCGATAAGGCCTACGGCAATTATCTCGGACTTGCCCAGCTCGGCGCCTTCATGTCTCGTGAAATGGGCCTTCCGCTAGCCCGTCTGAACGTCATGGTGGGCGTTGCCAAACTTGAGCGCATTTCAAAGAGCGACAGTGATTTTGCGCCGTTGGTGGCCGCGGCCAAAACGCTTTTGGCTCCGCCCGCAAAAATCAGCCCGGCGCCGCTTGCTCCTGCTATGGCGGGAGCCGTGTCTTGA
- a CDS encoding helix-turn-helix domain-containing protein — protein sequence MTEPDATKRSQISERLKEARKLAGLSQGHVAKMLGLHRPSVSEMEAGNRRVSAEELARLAEIYDVNVAWLLGEAPETIDAQDPRLELAARELTKLKPDDLERLLKLLAAMRSDSKPNAEGGDR from the coding sequence ATGACCGAACCGGATGCCACCAAGCGTAGCCAGATATCAGAACGCCTGAAGGAGGCGCGCAAACTTGCGGGCCTCTCTCAAGGCCACGTCGCCAAGATGCTCGGTCTGCATCGCCCGTCAGTTTCGGAGATGGAGGCCGGCAATCGCCGCGTATCCGCCGAAGAACTAGCTCGTCTCGCTGAAATCTACGACGTCAACGTCGCTTGGCTGCTCGGAGAAGCGCCCGAGACGATCGACGCCCAAGATCCGCGGCTTGAACTCGCTGCGCGCGAACTCACCAAACTCAAACCCGACGACCTGGAACGCCTGCTCAAGCTCCTTGCCGCCATGCGCAGCGATTCTAAGCCGAACGCCGAGGGAGGCGATCGTTGA
- the trbK-alt gene encoding putative entry exclusion protein TrbK-alt, producing the protein MKIEDWIAPENIGFIALGVVIGAIALVGVEAACDADVAARAQSSSVLPTGAPVEAPRIDGELLRCATIPIEQADDPKCRALWAAQRRKFFAPPAEPAEDEPLDMFLSAPRTLEKPAPTTAPKTSPTPKPLQKLKSE; encoded by the coding sequence ATGAAAATCGAAGATTGGATCGCTCCCGAGAATATCGGCTTTATCGCGCTCGGCGTCGTGATCGGCGCCATCGCTCTTGTCGGCGTCGAGGCGGCCTGCGACGCCGACGTGGCGGCGAGAGCGCAATCGTCGTCGGTTTTGCCCACGGGCGCGCCGGTAGAAGCGCCTCGGATCGACGGAGAGCTGCTGCGCTGCGCGACGATCCCGATCGAACAGGCCGATGATCCCAAATGCCGCGCGCTTTGGGCCGCGCAGCGACGAAAATTCTTCGCGCCGCCGGCCGAGCCCGCCGAAGACGAGCCGCTCGACATGTTCCTCTCGGCGCCGCGCACGCTCGAAAAGCCCGCGCCGACGACCGCGCCCAAAACGTCGCCGACGCCAAAGCCCTTACAAAAGCTCAAGAGCGAGTGA
- a CDS encoding TrbC/VirB2 family protein: protein MNRVCFRKRFAVGALIVGVAVLSNPAFAAGSNMPWEQPLQQILQSIEGPVAKIVAVIIIITTGLTLAFGDTSGGFRRLVQIVFGLSIAFAASSFFLSFFSFGGGALV from the coding sequence ATGAATAGGGTTTGTTTTCGCAAACGCTTTGCCGTTGGCGCTCTCATTGTCGGCGTCGCCGTTCTCTCGAACCCCGCCTTCGCCGCCGGCTCCAACATGCCCTGGGAGCAGCCGCTCCAGCAGATCCTGCAGTCGATCGAAGGACCCGTCGCCAAGATCGTCGCGGTGATCATCATCATCACCACGGGCCTGACGCTCGCCTTCGGCGACACGTCGGGCGGGTTTCGGCGGCTAGTGCAGATCGTCTTCGGTCTTTCCATCGCCTTCGCCGCGTCGAGCTTCTTCCTGTCCTTCTTCTCCTTCGGCGGCGGAGCCCTGGTCTGA
- the trbJ gene encoding P-type conjugative transfer protein TrbJ: MNHSRFPISASRLALALALSLAPLGAPRAQFMVFDPSNYAQNVMTAANTLQQINNQITSLQNEATMIINQARNLASLPYSSLQTIQQSIAQTQQLLHQAQRIAYDVQQIDQAFATHYGAANVSMSSASLIDGARQRWQNSLAGFQDALRVQAGIVQGIETTRSEASTLISSSQSAVGALQASQAGNQLLALQSKQLADVTALLASQGRAQSLELARQAEAQEQAREQMRRFIAPGQGYQPGNVAMFH; this comes from the coding sequence ATGAATCACAGTCGCTTCCCTATCTCCGCAAGCCGCCTCGCGCTCGCTCTGGCGCTGTCCCTCGCGCCGCTCGGGGCACCGCGCGCGCAGTTCATGGTGTTCGACCCGAGCAATTACGCCCAGAACGTGATGACGGCGGCGAATACGCTGCAGCAGATCAACAATCAGATCACCAGCCTTCAGAACGAGGCGACGATGATCATCAATCAGGCGCGCAATCTCGCGAGTCTCCCTTACTCGTCGCTGCAGACTATCCAGCAATCGATCGCGCAGACGCAACAGCTCCTGCATCAGGCCCAGCGCATCGCCTATGACGTCCAGCAGATCGATCAGGCTTTCGCGACGCACTATGGCGCGGCGAATGTCTCGATGAGTTCGGCGTCGCTGATCGATGGCGCCCGACAGCGCTGGCAGAATTCTCTTGCGGGGTTCCAGGACGCGCTGCGCGTTCAGGCCGGGATCGTGCAGGGCATCGAGACCACCCGCTCGGAAGCAAGCACGCTGATCTCCTCCAGCCAATCGGCTGTCGGCGCCCTGCAGGCCTCGCAGGCCGGCAATCAGCTGCTCGCTCTGCAAAGCAAGCAACTCGCCGATGTGACGGCGCTACTCGCCTCGCAGGGACGCGCCCAGTCGCTCGAACTCGCGCGTCAGGCCGAAGCGCAGGAACAGGCGCGCGAACAAATGCGCCGCTTCATCGCGCCTGGCCAGGGCTATCAGCCCGGCAATGTCGCCATGTTTCATTGA
- a CDS encoding ImmA/IrrE family metallo-endopeptidase gives MRTTNPGFNRRALATQAMQAAAATRAKGKLDQVNPICIYGLCDTLGVTVRFNNINMEGMYQRSASPRIHLSARRPLPRRTFNCAHELGHHVFGHGSSIDELREDAKAQRWEDPKEFLADTFAGFVLMPIIGLRRAFAVRGWAPETATAAQMFTIACEFGVGYATLLTHLSAGVNMLSRGRAAALKRVAPKAMRLHILGALMPEPLIVADHHRAAPTLDAEVRTLLLLPRDTEVAGNGLAFEKDLENGRLFRAVRPGIVQVNADAGAWASFVRIAPEAYVGLAKYRHLEDDPDE, from the coding sequence ATGCGGACCACCAATCCCGGCTTCAATCGTCGCGCGCTGGCGACGCAGGCCATGCAGGCGGCGGCCGCCACGAGGGCGAAGGGCAAGCTCGATCAGGTTAATCCGATCTGCATATACGGGCTATGCGACACGCTCGGTGTCACGGTGCGCTTCAACAACATCAACATGGAAGGAATGTACCAGCGCAGCGCATCGCCGCGTATTCATCTCTCGGCACGGCGTCCGCTGCCGCGACGAACATTCAATTGTGCGCACGAACTTGGCCACCATGTGTTCGGACACGGATCGTCGATCGATGAACTGCGCGAGGACGCGAAGGCGCAACGTTGGGAGGATCCGAAAGAGTTCCTCGCTGACACCTTCGCGGGTTTCGTCCTTATGCCGATCATCGGCTTGCGGCGCGCCTTCGCGGTGCGCGGCTGGGCACCAGAGACCGCGACGGCGGCGCAAATGTTCACGATCGCCTGCGAGTTTGGCGTCGGCTACGCGACACTCCTTACCCACCTCTCCGCAGGCGTGAACATGTTGTCGCGAGGACGGGCTGCTGCTCTGAAGCGCGTCGCTCCCAAAGCCATGCGACTTCACATCCTCGGCGCGCTCATGCCCGAGCCGTTGATTGTCGCCGACCATCATCGCGCTGCGCCGACGCTCGACGCGGAGGTAAGGACGCTGCTCCTGCTCCCGCGGGACACCGAAGTCGCCGGTAACGGCCTCGCATTCGAAAAAGACCTAGAAAATGGAAGGCTTTTCCGAGCCGTCCGTCCCGGGATTGTACAGGTTAATGCTGACGCAGGCGCGTGGGCGTCCTTTGTTCGGATCGCGCCAGAAGCATATGTGGGCCTCGCAAAATATCGCCATCTAGAGGATGACCCGGATGAGTAA
- a CDS encoding nucleotide kinase domain-containing protein — MRKKFPLAAAKRTRVRPTKIHDDDTSVSLPMDLPLASRTVDLQPAATSAPIILRHLAPAKVSEVYESYWRFAAERQTVFFRRARGEPRPWTQNPVLAAYKFTNAYRASDRVSQYLIRHVIYREDLPKSSHEVFFRILLFKFFNKIETWELLEHAAGPITFETYRYDRYDELLSQAMRAGHRIYSAAYIMPPGSSAFGRPAKHQNHLLLLERMMADALPERIGQARTMQEGFEKLRAYPTIGDFLAYQFITDINYSELTEFSEMDFVVPGPGARDGLRKCFADPGGLNEPELIRLMADLQEQEFERLGLNFRSLWGRRLQLIDCQNLFCEVDKYARVAHPEVIGRTGRTRIKQKFEPIHKQIELFYPPKWKLNDKIRASTPQRAGTE, encoded by the coding sequence TTGAGGAAAAAGTTTCCTTTGGCGGCGGCGAAAAGAACGCGTGTCCGCCCAACAAAAATACACGACGACGACACATCGGTGTCGCTGCCGATGGACTTGCCTTTGGCGTCGCGCACGGTGGACCTACAGCCTGCGGCAACCTCCGCGCCGATCATCCTTCGCCATCTTGCGCCGGCGAAAGTCTCGGAGGTCTACGAGAGCTACTGGCGCTTTGCGGCCGAACGCCAGACGGTATTTTTCCGGCGCGCGCGCGGTGAACCGCGGCCTTGGACGCAAAACCCCGTGCTTGCAGCTTATAAGTTCACGAATGCCTATCGCGCATCAGATCGCGTGAGTCAGTATTTGATCCGCCATGTGATCTATCGGGAGGATCTACCAAAGTCGTCACATGAGGTCTTCTTTCGTATCCTACTGTTTAAGTTCTTTAACAAGATCGAAACCTGGGAATTGCTTGAGCACGCAGCTGGTCCGATCACGTTCGAAACGTATCGCTACGACCGTTATGATGAGCTGCTCTCACAGGCGATGCGCGCAGGTCATCGAATTTATTCGGCGGCCTATATCATGCCGCCCGGTAGCAGTGCGTTCGGCCGGCCGGCGAAGCATCAGAACCACCTGCTGCTACTCGAACGGATGATGGCGGACGCATTGCCAGAACGAATCGGGCAGGCCCGCACCATGCAGGAAGGGTTTGAAAAGCTGCGCGCCTATCCGACGATCGGCGATTTCCTAGCCTACCAATTCATCACCGACATCAACTACAGCGAGCTCACCGAATTCAGCGAGATGGACTTCGTCGTGCCCGGGCCGGGCGCTCGCGACGGTTTACGCAAATGTTTCGCCGATCCTGGCGGTCTCAACGAGCCCGAGCTCATTCGGTTGATGGCCGACTTGCAGGAACAGGAGTTCGAGCGGCTCGGACTGAATTTCCGATCGCTATGGGGGCGCCGGTTGCAACTTATCGACTGCCAGAATTTGTTCTGCGAAGTCGACAAGTACGCGCGTGTCGCACATCCAGAGGTTATCGGAAGGACCGGGCGAACTCGAATTAAACAGAAGTTCGAGCCAATCCACAAACAGATCGAGCTCTTTTATCCGCCGAAATGGAAGCTTAACGACAAGATACGGGCTTCAACGCCGCAACGCGCGGGAACGGAGTAG
- the trbE gene encoding conjugal transfer protein TrbE — MLNLAEYRKKPQSLADFLPWAALVAPGVVLNKDGSFQRTARFRGPDLDSATPAELVGATARLNNALRRLGSGWAIFVEAQRNPAQHYPVSRFPDPVSVLVDEERRAQFEEEGAHFESGYFLTLVYLPPEDDAAGAESWLYEGRASGDSPRAMLAGFIDRTDRLLQLIEGFAPEADWLSDAETLTYLHSCVSTKRHNVRVPETPMHLDAILVDEPLTGGLEPRLGSAHLRTLTIMGFPSATYPGVLDELNRLAFPYRWSTRALTLDKGDATKVLTRIRRQWFAKRKSIFAILKEVMTNEASVLVDTDAHNKALDADAALQDLGSDLIGEAYVTTTLTVWDDDPRLADEKLRLAEKVIQGRDFTCMVETVNAIEAWLGSLPGHVYANVRQPPVSTLNLAHMIPLSAVWAGPLQDAHLSAPPLFFARTEGSTPFRFSLHVGDVGHTLIVGPTGAGKSVLLALMALQFRRYENSQVFIFDFGGSARAATLAMGGDWNDLGGSLNDDAVDPIFLQPLARIDDVAERAWAAEWIAAILARENVGVTPEVKEHLWTALGSLASAPVTERTLTGLSVLLQSNALKRALKPFCLGGPHGRLLDAEAEVLGAENIQTFETEGLIGSSAAPAVLTYLFHRVEGQLDGSPSLIIIDEGWLALDDKGFAGQLREWLKTLRKKNASVVFATQSLADIETSPIAPAIVESCPTRLFLPNERAFEPQIAAIYRRFGLNDRQIEIIARAIPKRDYYCQSRRGNRLFELGLGPLALALCAASSKTDQKLISGLVAEYGRRGFARAWLVSRGLVWAADLLSQQYELEAAS, encoded by the coding sequence ATGCTGAACCTCGCCGAATATCGCAAGAAGCCGCAAAGTCTCGCCGATTTCCTGCCATGGGCGGCGCTGGTTGCGCCCGGCGTCGTCCTGAACAAGGACGGCTCGTTCCAACGGACAGCGCGGTTTCGCGGGCCGGACTTAGACAGCGCGACGCCGGCCGAACTCGTCGGCGCGACGGCGCGCCTCAACAATGCGCTGCGGCGCCTCGGATCCGGCTGGGCGATCTTCGTCGAGGCGCAGCGTAATCCAGCGCAGCATTATCCCGTAAGCCGCTTTCCCGATCCCGTCTCGGTGCTCGTCGACGAAGAGCGCAGGGCGCAGTTCGAAGAGGAAGGCGCCCATTTCGAGAGCGGCTATTTTCTGACCCTTGTCTATCTGCCGCCGGAAGACGATGCGGCGGGGGCGGAGAGCTGGCTCTATGAAGGACGCGCGTCTGGCGACTCGCCACGCGCGATGCTCGCCGGCTTTATCGATCGGACCGATCGGCTGCTGCAGTTGATCGAAGGCTTCGCGCCGGAAGCCGACTGGCTCTCCGACGCCGAGACGCTGACCTATCTTCATTCCTGCGTCTCGACCAAACGCCACAATGTGCGCGTGCCCGAGACGCCGATGCATCTCGACGCCATTCTGGTCGACGAGCCGCTGACTGGCGGCCTGGAGCCGCGGCTTGGGAGCGCGCATCTGCGCACCCTCACCATCATGGGCTTCCCCTCTGCGACCTATCCGGGCGTTCTCGACGAACTCAATCGGCTCGCCTTTCCCTATCGCTGGTCGACGCGGGCGCTCACCCTCGACAAGGGCGATGCAACGAAAGTGCTCACCCGCATCCGCCGGCAATGGTTCGCCAAGCGCAAATCGATCTTCGCCATCCTCAAGGAGGTGATGACCAACGAAGCCTCCGTGCTGGTCGACACCGACGCCCACAACAAGGCGCTCGACGCCGATGCGGCGCTGCAGGATTTGGGCTCCGATCTCATTGGCGAAGCCTATGTGACGACGACGCTGACCGTCTGGGACGATGATCCGCGCCTCGCCGACGAAAAGCTGCGGCTCGCCGAGAAGGTCATTCAGGGCCGCGACTTCACTTGCATGGTCGAGACGGTCAACGCCATCGAGGCCTGGCTTGGCTCGCTCCCCGGACATGTCTACGCCAATGTCCGTCAGCCGCCGGTTTCGACGCTGAATCTCGCCCATATGATTCCGCTCTCGGCGGTCTGGGCGGGACCGCTGCAGGATGCGCATCTCTCCGCGCCGCCGCTGTTCTTCGCGCGAACCGAAGGATCGACGCCGTTTCGCTTCTCGCTGCATGTCGGCGATGTCGGTCATACGCTGATTGTCGGTCCGACCGGCGCCGGCAAGAGCGTGCTGCTGGCCTTGATGGCGCTGCAGTTTCGCCGATACGAAAATTCTCAGGTTTTCATCTTCGATTTCGGGGGATCGGCGCGGGCCGCGACCCTCGCCATGGGCGGCGACTGGAACGATCTTGGCGGCTCGCTCAATGACGACGCCGTCGATCCGATCTTCCTGCAGCCGCTCGCGCGCATCGATGACGTCGCCGAGCGCGCCTGGGCTGCCGAATGGATCGCCGCGATCCTCGCCCGCGAAAATGTCGGCGTCACGCCGGAGGTCAAAGAACATCTCTGGACGGCGCTCGGCTCCCTCGCGTCGGCGCCGGTTACTGAGCGCACGCTTACGGGCCTTTCCGTCCTGCTGCAATCGAACGCCCTCAAGCGCGCGCTAAAGCCTTTCTGCCTTGGCGGACCGCATGGACGGCTGCTCGACGCGGAGGCCGAAGTGCTTGGGGCCGAAAACATCCAGACTTTTGAAACCGAAGGGCTGATCGGCTCATCGGCCGCGCCCGCGGTTCTCACCTATCTCTTCCATCGCGTTGAGGGCCAACTGGATGGTTCCCCGAGCCTCATCATCATCGATGAAGGCTGGCTCGCGCTCGACGACAAGGGTTTTGCCGGCCAATTGCGCGAATGGCTGAAAACCTTGCGCAAGAAGAACGCCTCCGTCGTCTTCGCCACCCAGTCGCTCGCCGATATCGAAACGAGCCCGATTGCGCCCGCAATCGTCGAGAGCTGCCCGACGCGGCTCTTCCTGCCCAATGAACGCGCTTTCGAACCGCAGATCGCCGCCATCTATCGCCGCTTCGGCCTGAACGATCGCCAGATCGAGATCATCGCGCGGGCTATTCCTAAGCGCGACTATTACTGCCAGTCGCGACGCGGCAATCGCCTGTTCGAACTAGGACTCGGTCCCCTGGCCCTGGCGCTCTGCGCGGCGTCCTCGAAGACAGATCAAAAACTCATTTCCGGGCTCGTCGCCGAATATGGCCGTCGAGGCTTTGCGCGCGCCTGGCTCGTCAGTCGTGGCCTCGTCTGGGCCGCCGATCTTCTCTCCCAACAATACGAACTGGAGGCCGCGTCATGA
- a CDS encoding VirB3 family type IV secretion system protein, translating to MENASIHNGGSVAGFRVPVHRALTEPILLGGAPRAIAILNGTLAAALGLGLRLWIAGLAFWVVAQFAAVWAAKRDPDFVEVVRRHLRYPAHLGA from the coding sequence ATGGAGAACGCATCCATTCATAATGGCGGCTCGGTCGCTGGCTTCCGCGTTCCCGTCCATCGCGCCTTGACCGAACCGATCCTGCTCGGCGGCGCGCCGCGCGCCATCGCCATTCTCAACGGCACACTTGCCGCGGCGCTCGGTCTCGGTCTGCGTCTCTGGATCGCCGGGCTCGCCTTCTGGGTCGTGGCGCAATTTGCCGCCGTCTGGGCGGCGAAGCGCGATCCCGACTTCGTCGAAGTCGTGCGCCGGCATCTGCGCTACCCCGCGCATCTTGGCGCCTGA
- the trbB gene encoding P-type conjugative transfer ATPase TrbB, with translation MSRGARMLRTALGPRIAEWLDDDSVVEIMLNPDGRLWLDRLTSGLEDAGARLSPEDGERIVRLVAHHVGSEVHPGAPRVSAELPETGERFEGLLPPVVAAPAFSIRKPAVAVFTLDDYVAAGIMGSQQASILRAAVVERSNILVAGGTSTGKTTLVNALLAEVARTNDRVVLIEDTRELQCAAPNLLALRTKEGVATLSELVRSSLRLRPDRIPIGEVRGSEALDLLKAWGTGHPGGVGTIHAGSAHGALRRLEQLIQEAVLTVPRAMIAETIQIIAVLAGRGSERRLIELAAVQGLNESGNYALADLTYLKLGDDHE, from the coding sequence ATGTCGCGCGGCGCGCGCATGCTGCGCACGGCGCTGGGGCCGCGGATCGCGGAATGGCTCGACGACGACAGCGTCGTCGAAATCATGCTCAATCCAGATGGAAGGCTCTGGCTTGATCGGCTGACGAGCGGATTGGAAGATGCGGGCGCGCGCCTCTCGCCCGAAGATGGCGAGCGGATCGTGCGGCTCGTTGCGCACCATGTCGGCTCCGAGGTTCATCCGGGCGCGCCGCGCGTCTCGGCGGAGCTGCCCGAAACAGGCGAGCGCTTCGAGGGTTTGTTGCCGCCCGTCGTCGCGGCGCCGGCTTTTTCGATCCGCAAGCCGGCGGTCGCCGTCTTCACGCTCGATGATTATGTTGCCGCCGGCATAATGGGGTCGCAGCAGGCGTCGATCCTGCGCGCCGCGGTCGTCGAGCGAAGCAATATTCTTGTCGCTGGCGGCACCTCGACCGGCAAGACGACGCTCGTCAATGCGCTGCTGGCGGAAGTCGCCAGGACGAATGATCGCGTCGTTCTGATCGAAGACACTCGCGAACTGCAATGCGCCGCGCCGAACCTTTTGGCGCTGCGCACCAAGGAAGGCGTCGCGACGCTTTCTGAACTTGTCCGCTCATCGCTACGCCTGCGGCCGGATCGCATTCCGATCGGCGAAGTGCGCGGCAGCGAGGCTCTTGATCTTTTGAAGGCGTGGGGAACCGGACATCCGGGCGGCGTCGGCACGATCCACGCCGGTTCCGCGCACGGCGCGCTGCGCCGCCTCGAACAGCTCATCCAGGAAGCCGTCCTCACCGTGCCGCGCGCGATGATCGCCGAGACGATCCAGATCATCGCCGTGCTGGCGGGACGCGGTTCAGAGCGCCGGTTGATCGAACTCGCCGCCGTTCAGGGCCTAAACGAATCCGGCAACTACGCGCTCGCCGACCTCACTTATCTCAAACTCGGAGACGATCATGAATAG